ACCGATGTCGATGCCGCGGTTGGTGTTGCCGACCGATTGGCCGCTGACGTCTGGATCGAACCCGGTGTAGTCGGTCCATGTAACGAGGTTCGTGCCGGTGATGTACAGCCGTGCACCGAAAAGCCATGCCGGCGCACCATACGAGAGCGTCACCGTGCGAAGGCGCAGATACGAGCCGTCTTCCAGCAGATTCGAAGAGAAGTTGTTCGGTCCAACTGTGTTCGGGTTTGCTCCAACGCGGGGATACTTCGCGTTGGGATTCTCAGGCGTCCACCGGCCCTCCCAACGGTCGCGCGAGATGTTTGCACGTGGCTCCGCTTCGGTGCGTATGCGGTTCACGTTGAGAATCTTTCCACCGTGCGAGCCCTGAAGCAGACCGGAGAGCTCAAAACGCCTCCACGTGAATGTGTTGCTGAATCCGTAATTGAAGTCAGGGGTGGGATCGCCGATGTTGGTGCGATCTTTTGCGGTGATCACTCCGTCTCCATCCAGATCCGCGAGGAGCATGTCACCGGGCTTGAACGCAGTGACGGTGAAGTTCTTGTAAGTGATTGCGTCAGCTGCAGCCTGATCCGGGATTACGCCGAGTGCCTTGAAACCGTAGAACTCGCCTATCGGCTGTCCGACTTGAATCGTCGTGCCTGGGAAGTTGTAGTCGGTGGTCAGGAGATCGGCGAACAGCCTGTCGGGGCCGCCGAGGTTGAGCACTTTGTTGCGGTTCTTCGCAAAGTTGATGTTCGTGCGCCAGCGCAGACCGTCATTGCCTCCCCGAAGGACATCGGCCTCCAGACCGACCTCGATTCCCTTGTTCTCCACCGACCCGCGATTGGCGAGAGCGCTCTCGAAACCTGACTCGAGCGGCAGGTCGATCTGAAGAAGCAGGTCTGTCGTCTTCTTCCTGTAGTAATCGACTGTGAGGTTCATGCGCTGCGCGAGCCCCAGATCGAAGCCTGCATCGAACTGATGTGTCGATTCCCACGTCAGGTCGGGATTGGCCACCGATATTGGATAGTAGCCGGATGCCGGCGAGCCGTTGAAGCTGTACGCCTGGTCGTTAAGACGCGCGAGCGACTGATACGGGCGAATCGACGGATTGCCGACCGTGCCGACCGACATTCTGAACTTGAGCTCGTCGATAATTCCATGCGAGCTGAGGAACGGCTCTTCGGAAGCGCGCCATGCAATTGCCATCGACGGGAATCCGCCGCGCTTCTTGCCTGATGCGAAGCGGGACGATCCATCGTTTCGATACGTGAGCGTCAACAAATAGCGATCGAGCAGCGAATAGTTGAGGCGGGTGAGATACGACTCCAGCGTTTGCGTTGATTGCCGCGAACCGACGCTGGGTCCACCTTCTCTCGTGCCCGAGCCGATGTCGAAGTAGCTGGTAATGTCGCTGACAAAGTTGGTGTTGGACTCGTTGTCTCCGTTCGCGTCCGTACGCTGGCGGCTGTATCCGCCAAGGAGCGTCAGAGCCTGCGATCCAAACCGTTTGTCCCAGGTGAGTGTGTTCTCGTTGACCCAGGAATACGTCGTCCCGTCGGCGCGTATTGCCTCCCCACCGACTGAGGAGCCGCGAAGTGTCGTCCGGGGATAGTAGGTGTGGCGGTAACGATTGGCGTAGTCCGCGCCCAGGCTTACTCGGAACTTGAGATCCTTCATGAGCCCGATGTCGGCAGCGAAGTTGCCGAGCATGCGCGTGTCGCCCAGGCTGTCGCTTACTTCCCGTGCGAGAGAGACGGGATTGGGTGCCGGAGCCGCATTGAGCTGCGAGCCGTACACATTGAGATCGGGATTGAGAAGTGTGTACGTGCCGTCCGGCCTGAAAACCGGAAGAATCGGTACGTACTGAAGCGCGCCGCTCACTGCTCCGGCATTGCTGTTCTGCTGGCCGGCAGTAGGCGTTGACTTGCTTCGCGCCTGACTCGCACTCACGGAACCGGAGAGCTGAACGCGTCCGAAATCCTGCGTCAGGTTGAGCCTGCTCGACAGACGCTGCAGTCCGGAGCCGACGACGATTCCATCCTGAACGTACCGGCCGAGCGACAGCGCGTATCTCGTCGACTGGTTTGTACTCGTGGCGCCCCGAACGGAGAATTGCAGATTGCTGACCGGGCCAGTGCGGAAAATCTCGTCCTGCCAATCCGTGTTGATTCCACTGGCGAGAATGCGCGATATCGTCGTGTCGGGGAACGGAACGAACGGCTGACTGGAGTTCTTGTAGTACTCGTTCGCGTACAGCATGAAGCCTTCCGAATCCAGGAGGTCGTACTTCCTGGCCAGTCTTGCAGCACCAGCGTACGACTCGATGGTGAACTGCGGCTTCGATCCGCGTCCCTGCTTCGTGGTGATGATGACCACGCCGTTGGCGCCCCGCGCACCGTAAATGGCGGTAGCCGAGGCGTCCTTCAGGATGCTGATGGATTCGATATCGCTCGGGTTGATCGTCACCAGAGGATTGGGCGGAGTTGTGCGATCGCGTCCTGCATTACCAACTGCAGAGCCTGCGATGTCATTCTCGATGGGAAATCCGTCGATGACATAGAGAGGCTCGGAGTTGCCGGTGATGGACGACGCGCCGCGGATGCGGATTGAAATCGCGCCTCCCGGCTCACTCGACGCGGTGGTCACCTGAACGCCCGGCGAAGTTCCCTGCAGCATCTGATCGATTGTCGCGATCGGGGTTTTCTCGAGCACCGCAGTGTTCACGGTGGCCACTGATCCGGTGACGTCGCTCAGCCGCTGCATGCCGTATCCAATGGAGACAACGGGATTGAGCTGCACGGCTTGCGATCTCATTGTCACGTTGAGAGTCGCGGTGGCGCCCGAGCCGACGTCAACCGTTCTCAGCACCGGAGCGTAGCCGATGCGAGTTACGCGAATCTGTTGCGGGCCCGCAGGAACTCCACCAATGCTGAACCTGCCATCGGCATCGCTTGCGGTTATGAGCGAAGTTCCGACGACGCTGATCCGCGCTCCTGTGACCGGCTGAGTTGTCTGGCTGTCAACGACCGCGCCCGCAATTCTGCCGGTCTGAGCCTGTGCGACGGCTGAGCTGGCGAGAAAAAGCGCCGCGGCGAGGCAAACACGTTTTGCCCACATCGGCATACCTCTCTGGGAAGGGATGGTGACTTGCGGCATGTTGCGCCGCGTGGTGGATGGAAACGCAGATCGCATCATGCGTGACCTGCGACGATTGCTTGCGGACCGGTTAGTTCATCCGCGGTGGAGTTGTCGGCGACAGCTTCGGTCGATTCCTCGGCAGCAGCACCAGAAGAGCGACGCACGATGAGCTGAGGCGGCAGAATCTGTCTGTTCGGAGGCTGCTCGCCGCGAAGTCGCGCAAGGACGTAGTCGACGGCCAGTGCGCCAATGCGGTCGACAGGCTGGCGAACAGTCGTCAACGGAACACGGGCGCGACCGGCGAGCTCGATGTCGTCGAGTCCAACGACAGCGATGTCATCGGGAACATTGATTCCACGATCGAGAAGCGCATCCTGAAATCCGAGCGCTCCGAGGTCATTGAAGACGAACATCGCATCAGGCGGGTCAGCGAGGCCGGCGATTCGCTCTCCGACAGCGTAACCCGACCGGTAATCGTTCCACTCGCCCTCGAACGGGTAGTCGAACTCGAGCGCGGGATCCACCGGCAGTCCGCTCTGCTCGAGTGCGCGCCGGTACCCGCGCCCGCGGAGCTCGCACATGATGCTTCCGATTCTGTCGCCGATGTAGCCGATACGGCGGCGTCCCATCGCGAGCAGATGCTGGGTGGCGAGATACCCGGCGTTGTCGAGATCCATTCCGATCCACGGTACGTCGTCGCCCTCGGTGTACGAGACCATGACGTACGGGTATCCGGCGTCGTGCAGCGCCTGAATCGGCTCGTTGATCCGATAGGTGCGGGCCATCGAGACGATGATGAGGCCGCTCGCGCCGAGGTCGCGGAAACGGCGAATCTGTTCCTCTTCGCGGTCGAGTCGGTTCGAGCTCGAAGAAAAGAGCAAACCGTAGCCGAGGGCATCCGCGCGTTGCTGGGCGGCATGTGCTACGAGCGAAAAGAAAGGACTGCTCAGATCACGAAGAACGAAGCCGAGCATTTCGCGGGCTGGGCTGCCTTCGCTTGGCGCAGGGCGAACCGCGACGAAAGTTCCGCGTCCCACTCGGCTATGAAGCACTCCTTCGCTGACGAGACCTGAGAGTGCCTTGTTGATGGTCATGATGGAGACGCCGTAGCTCACGGCGAGCTCGCGGTGCGGCGGCAGCTGAGTGCCGACGGGCATTTCCCCGGACATGATTTTCCCTCGGATGTCGAGGGCGACTTGCTGGTAGAGCGGAGTCGCCGCTCCGGGGTCGATGGCCAAAGGTGGGGACCGTTTGGGGTGAGAGCCGGGGGAGCAGGATTGTGGGAGCTTAGGTGCCCACATTGATAATGTCAATAGGGGCAATTCGAGGCCGGCCCCGCCTCCTCGGCCGCCTAACGCGAATTCTTTGTCGTGATGAGGATCACGCCGTTCGCACCCTCCGACCCGTACGCGGCCGTCGACCCAATGTCTTTCAGAACGACGATTTTCAGGATGTCGCCCGGATCGATGAAGAGCAGTCCACCGGTCCCGCTCTGCACCTTTGCCCCGTCGATGACATAGAGCGGCTCGGTGTCACCAAGAACGGTCGAAGCGCCGCGGATCCGGATTTTGATTCCGCCCGTCGGAACACGGTAGACATCCACTCCCGGAAATTTTCCGGCGAACATGTCCTCGAGACGCTGGCCTCCTTCAGACGCAGACCTCTCGGCAGTATCGGTTGAGCGCCCGCCAGCAGACGCGCATGCCTCAGATGCAAGCGCGATCACGAGGAGTCCAACGGCGAGGCGAAGACGCGGAGACGGCGACACGTTCATAAGCTCCTTCCTACTTTCGGTCGATTGTTGGCATCCACCCTCGAAGTATGTTCGCAGGTGAGTACCGCGCAAGCTCAGCTCGAGCAAGATTTCGTCGACTCGCGCTACGCACAGCGCCTGGCCCTCTCGATCCGTGCTCAAAGAATCTCGCACTCTCCGGCCCGTACCATCTCCGCGCACCGGTCGAATCGATCGCCGACATCCGGTCCCACCCTCTGGCGCCGATGTGGTCATCCATCCATGTGTCGATGAACGCGACGGCGCCGACCGCGTCGCGATCCGCGAACGGATGCCACGGCCTGCCCAGCGTCACTGATCCTGCCGCCATAGCCGGCCGCTCCTTGCGGAGACGACTGCGCAGAAAAAGAAATCCGAACGGTTGAGCCGAGCTCGTGCTCGCCGCCGTGATATATCCGTTGTTCGTTTTACTTTCCCTGTCGAGCGACACGATGTCACAATCCTCGAATACAGCCTGACCAGCGCCGAATATGAAATCCACATGGCCGGCGATGTAGCACCGATGGAAATAGTGGCGCCCCGAGTTCGCGAACATCGTATCCTGGTGCCCGAGGATCTGAACATTCACAAACGTTGCGCGATCGCTACCGAGGTCGGTCATCAGCGCCACCGCCTGCGGATTCCGGAATTTCGTGGAATCCGAATCAGGTTTTGCCGCGTTCGCCGCATAATCGAACGCATTTTCGATCGTGACGTTCTCGGCGCGGAAATCCGGCGCGACGATCCGAAGTGTAAAGCTTCCGCGCGTTCCGTATCTGCCGCCGCCGGGAGAAGGTGTGTCGGCGGCCGCGTCGTACGTGATGACCGTCGAGTCTCTGCTCTCTCCGAGCAGCGTTATGCACGGCCGGTCGACGGTGAGCTTTTCTTGATAGCGTCCTTTGCGTATGAAAATCACAGTTCGGACACCGCCGTTGGCCGTCAATCCGCTCAAGGCGGTGCCGAGGGACCGATAGTGGGGAGTGCCCGCAATTGAGTCACCGTCACGTCCCGTGTGTCGCCAATCGACTACGGCAGAATACAGTGACTGCTGCGACGCCGGACGAGTCTGGCCGAACAGATTCCCCGCCGCAAAAGCGCCAGCGACCGCGAGCGCAAAGATTGTTCGAAGCACCGGACCTGCGCTCAGTCGTTCAGCGGGTGGTAGTCGTAACTTTGATCGGAGTCGCGAGTCGCGCTGCGAAAGTGTCGAGATATGCCCACCACGATTGAGGAGTGGGGAAATCGCCACTGGCTGTCCATCCGGCGCCGATGTAGTGGACGACAGCAACACCCGAACGAGCTCGGCCGATTGCGAGGTAGTGATTGCCGGTTTCTTTCCAGTCCATCAAACGGTCTCGAGGAATGAGAACAGCCGTGCCGAGCTCGCCGTGCCCACCGTTTTTTGGGGCGACCGGTCCCCAGCCGCTGAGCCACGCCCATGTCGAGTCTCGGCTCTCGGTTCCTCGCATCCCCGGCCGCTTCACGAGACCGATGGCATAAGGGATCTCCGCCGCCTCAGCGCTTCGGAAAATGCTTTCCGCGCGATAGAGATTCTGCCCGGCGTCGATCGACACGCGCTTCGTTTCCGACACGGAGATGCCCGGTGCTTTCCACGGATCGTAGCGCAGCTCGAAGATGGCTCTCACTGGACCATTGGCGATGATCTTGTACGCTTTGAAATTGTCGGCGCGGAAAAGCGAGTCATTCCGCCAGAGGCCCGTACCACCGGCGCCAAGGGTCTCTCCGACGTCGAAGAAGTCGGCCCCCTCGCCGGTGTCGATGTGATAGGCGTCGTGTCCTTTTCCGTACCACTTCTCGACAACCAGCGCATGCACACTCTTCGGCCAGACGTCGATGCCGTTGCTCGACATTGCGGATGAAGTCTTCTTGAGCCCTTCTCCGTAAATCCTGAACGCGATCCGATCGCTCTCCCACGCGATGTCGTCGCGCGGCTCGTCGTGGCGGACGAAAACTCGCGACTTTGGCCCGGCTTTCGGCGCCGCCGCCTCGACGGAGAATTGCTGCACCTCGCGCGGCCAGAAATTCGACTGAAAGATGAGCTCGTCGGATTTCCCGTCGCCGTCGTTGTCGACAACCTGTGACACAACCTCGGCGCCATTGTCGTCGAGCACTCGAACGCCACCGGCGCGTGCATCGCGAAGCGCTGCCGTGACGCTTGACCACGGCGCCGAAACCGTCTCGTCCGTGCGCGCGATCGCGAGCGTATTCTCGGCGCGGACGGCTAGTCGAGGAGCGCGGACTCCGGTTTGACTCTGCGCGGGAGCAGCGAGCACGAAGGTCATTACCACGCCGAGTATTGTTCGCATCAGCGCAACGTCTCCACCGAAACCGGATCCATGTCGGCGTAATCCTGATTCTCTCCGCCCATCGCCCAGCAGAACGCGTAACTGCTCGTGCCGCACCCCGCATGAATGGACCATCCTGGAGACAGCGCTGCCTCTCCGTCGCGCACGAACAGAGCGCGAATCTCGGAGGGCTCGCCCATCAGATGCACGACAGCTGCGTCGGAAGGAACATCGAAGTACAGATAAATCTCACTTCGGCGCGAATGTGTATGCGGAGGCATGGTGTTCCATACGCTACCCGACTCGAGCACAGTTACTCCCATCACCAGTTGTGCACTGCGAACGCCCTCAGCGTGAATGTACCGCGCAATTCGCCGCCGATTCGCGCGCTCCGCCGAGCCGAGCTCGTTCGCCGCGGCATCGGCGGCGCGCACGAGCGTTGTCGGAAATGACGCATGCGCGGGATAGCTGATGAGATAGAAGCGCGCCGGGCGCGAGGAGTCATCGCTCGCGAACGAGACATCGCGACTGCCGCGTCCGATGTAGACACCGTCGCGGGCCGAAAGCGAATGCGTCTCACCCGCAACTGTCACTGAGCCGTTCCCCCCGATGTTGAGAACACCGAGCTCGCGGCGCTCGGTGAAATACTCTGCTCGGAGAGCTTTTGGCGTCGTCAGATCCACGGAACCGCTCACGGGCATCGCTCCGCCAACTACTGCGCGGTCGAGGTCCGTCATGTGAAGCGTGAGCTCATCGGGCTTGAAGAGGTCGGTGACAAGGAACGCGGCGCGCAGCTCGTCCGTGCCAAGGGCCTTCGCCTGACTGGAGGTCGGAAAGTATCTCATCGATGTCGAAGTCGTTTGCTTATCATCGCGCCATCCACCCGCCGTCCACTACCAGGACGTGGCCGTTCACGTAATCGGCGGCGGAGGAACAAAGAAACACCACCGCGCCTCCAATCTCCACCGGATCACCCCACCTTCGGGCGGGAATGCGCGCGAGTATCTCGGCGGACCGTTCACGATCCTCCCGGAGCGCCTTCGTATTGTCGGTCTCGAAATATCCTGGCGCGACAGCGTTCACCTGCACGCCGGACGCGGCCCATTCATTCGCCAATGCCTTGGTCAATCCCGCGATTCCATGCTTG
This portion of the Gemmatimonadaceae bacterium genome encodes:
- a CDS encoding TonB-dependent receptor produces the protein MWAKRVCLAAALFLASSAVAQAQTGRIAGAVVDSQTTQPVTGARISVVGTSLITASDADGRFSIGGVPAGPQQIRVTRIGYAPVLRTVDVGSGATATLNVTMRSQAVQLNPVVSIGYGMQRLSDVTGSVATVNTAVLEKTPIATIDQMLQGTSPGVQVTTASSEPGGAISIRIRGASSITGNSEPLYVIDGFPIENDIAGSAVGNAGRDRTTPPNPLVTINPSDIESISILKDASATAIYGARGANGVVIITTKQGRGSKPQFTIESYAGAARLARKYDLLDSEGFMLYANEYYKNSSQPFVPFPDTTISRILASGINTDWQDEIFRTGPVSNLQFSVRGATSTNQSTRYALSLGRYVQDGIVVGSGLQRLSSRLNLTQDFGRVQLSGSVSASQARSKSTPTAGQQNSNAGAVSGALQYVPILPVFRPDGTYTLLNPDLNVYGSQLNAAPAPNPVSLAREVSDSLGDTRMLGNFAADIGLMKDLKFRVSLGADYANRYRHTYYPRTTLRGSSVGGEAIRADGTTYSWVNENTLTWDKRFGSQALTLLGGYSRQRTDANGDNESNTNFVSDITSYFDIGSGTREGGPSVGSRQSTQTLESYLTRLNYSLLDRYLLTLTYRNDGSSRFASGKKRGGFPSMAIAWRASEEPFLSSHGIIDELKFRMSVGTVGNPSIRPYQSLARLNDQAYSFNGSPASGYYPISVANPDLTWESTHQFDAGFDLGLAQRMNLTVDYYRKKTTDLLLQIDLPLESGFESALANRGSVENKGIEVGLEADVLRGGNDGLRWRTNINFAKNRNKVLNLGGPDRLFADLLTTDYNFPGTTIQVGQPIGEFYGFKALGVIPDQAAADAITYKNFTVTAFKPGDMLLADLDGDGVITAKDRTNIGDPTPDFNYGFSNTFTWRRFELSGLLQGSHGGKILNVNRIRTEAEPRANISRDRWEGRWTPENPNAKYPRVGANPNTVGPNNFSSNLLEDGSYLRLRTVTLSYGAPAWLFGARLYITGTNLVTWTDYTGFDPDVSGQSVGNTNRGIDIGAYPLAKTIIAGLNINY
- a CDS encoding GntR family transcriptional regulator, with protein sequence MAIDPGAATPLYQQVALDIRGKIMSGEMPVGTQLPPHRELAVSYGVSIMTINKALSGLVSEGVLHSRVGRGTFVAVRPAPSEGSPAREMLGFVLRDLSSPFFSLVAHAAQQRADALGYGLLFSSSSNRLDREEEQIRRFRDLGASGLIIVSMARTYRINEPIQALHDAGYPYVMVSYTEGDDVPWIGMDLDNAGYLATQHLLAMGRRRIGYIGDRIGSIMCELRGRGYRRALEQSGLPVDPALEFDYPFEGEWNDYRSGYAVGERIAGLADPPDAMFVFNDLGALGFQDALLDRGINVPDDIAVVGLDDIELAGRARVPLTTVRQPVDRIGALAVDYVLARLRGEQPPNRQILPPQLIVRRSSGAAAEESTEAVADNSTADELTGPQAIVAGHA
- a CDS encoding TonB-dependent receptor plug domain-containing protein, whose translation is MNVSPSPRLRLAVGLLVIALASEACASAGGRSTDTAERSASEGGQRLEDMFAGKFPGVDVYRVPTGGIKIRIRGASTVLGDTEPLYVIDGAKVQSGTGGLLFIDPGDILKIVVLKDIGSTAAYGSEGANGVILITTKNSR
- a CDS encoding pectinesterase family protein, which codes for MLRTIFALAVAGAFAAGNLFGQTRPASQQSLYSAVVDWRHTGRDGDSIAGTPHYRSLGTALSGLTANGGVRTVIFIRKGRYQEKLTVDRPCITLLGESRDSTVITYDAAADTPSPGGGRYGTRGSFTLRIVAPDFRAENVTIENAFDYAANAAKPDSDSTKFRNPQAVALMTDLGSDRATFVNVQILGHQDTMFANSGRHYFHRCYIAGHVDFIFGAGQAVFEDCDIVSLDRESKTNNGYITAASTSSAQPFGFLFLRSRLRKERPAMAAGSVTLGRPWHPFADRDAVGAVAFIDTWMDDHIGARGWDRMSAIDSTGARRWYGPESARFFEHGSRGPGAVRSASRRNLARAELARYSPANILRGWMPTIDRK
- a CDS encoding DUF4861 domain-containing protein, which produces MRTILGVVMTFVLAAPAQSQTGVRAPRLAVRAENTLAIARTDETVSAPWSSVTAALRDARAGGVRVLDDNGAEVVSQVVDNDGDGKSDELIFQSNFWPREVQQFSVEAAAPKAGPKSRVFVRHDEPRDDIAWESDRIAFRIYGEGLKKTSSAMSSNGIDVWPKSVHALVVEKWYGKGHDAYHIDTGEGADFFDVGETLGAGGTGLWRNDSLFRADNFKAYKIIANGPVRAIFELRYDPWKAPGISVSETKRVSIDAGQNLYRAESIFRSAEAAEIPYAIGLVKRPGMRGTESRDSTWAWLSGWGPVAPKNGGHGELGTAVLIPRDRLMDWKETGNHYLAIGRARSGVAVVHYIGAGWTASGDFPTPQSWWAYLDTFAARLATPIKVTTTTR
- the kduI gene encoding 5-dehydro-4-deoxy-D-glucuronate isomerase, encoding MRYFPTSSQAKALGTDELRAAFLVTDLFKPDELTLHMTDLDRAVVGGAMPVSGSVDLTTPKALRAEYFTERRELGVLNIGGNGSVTVAGETHSLSARDGVYIGRGSRDVSFASDDSSRPARFYLISYPAHASFPTTLVRAADAAANELGSAERANRRRIARYIHAEGVRSAQLVMGVTVLESGSVWNTMPPHTHSRRSEIYLYFDVPSDAAVVHLMGEPSEIRALFVRDGEAALSPGWSIHAGCGTSSYAFCWAMGGENQDYADMDPVSVETLR